A region of Drosophila mauritiana strain mau12 chromosome 3L, ASM438214v1, whole genome shotgun sequence DNA encodes the following proteins:
- the LOC117141564 gene encoding zinc finger protein on ecdysone puffs isoform X2, protein MAFRGNQNRNRNFGGGNNNYGGPMGANRMGGMNMSPWESQNPGGGQFGNNMRQGGGQMNAQAINLANNLLNNLFRNQNPPSLLDLPRGGGGMGNRNQRGGPMVSRGGGAGNRLNNRRGQGGGFQNRGATGSGPKPPPKQGGGGIRKQNAFDRAKKLLAKNANQNKKKEPTPGEKKIESPTKESPYASVPNDMFYCHLCKKHMWDANSFENHIKGRTHLMMREGIEESYRLKANMIRQEAKIAEQLKSIEFDRLKRMGKSKQRQLDYCTMCDLNFHGHISTHRKSEGHLQLKKFLHPKCIECNKEFATRIDYDTHLLSAEHLKKAAENNTKVGERKRQTLPISTEEEETRDLRLPQKRKKKPVKKEGEAADGEAKKEGAGDGEGAEGDEAEGDEAKEGEEAADETKEGDELNESQEEEEVALPVDPEDCILDFNDGDEIPSEVDTRLPKYNWQRAVGPGLISKLECYECSVCSKFFDTEVTAEIHSRTATHHRNFLKFINEKSSDTKIAQKRAAAALEENERKKRKIEEAEAPAAEGAAEETTEGAEGELYDPSEATGDDEDAEMAEDNAEGEGEGEGDEEVEAEVEEDGAGQDNGEEEMEVQEEEGQEGEQEPEPEPAPVKTPAPAEPAPPAKTPPKTPTKAAAPAAVASPAAAATSADASPSPAKKATPARAAAGAKATPQRQRARGRYNRY, encoded by the exons ATGGCATTCCGTGGCAACCAGAACCGCAACCGCAATTTCGGAGGTGGTAACAATAACTATGGTGGACCCATGGGCGCCAACCGCATGGGCGGTATGAACATGTCGCCATGGGAGTCGCAGAATCCCGGCGGCGGACAGTTTGGTAACAACATGCGGCAGGGTGGCGGTCAGATGAATGCCCAGGCCATCAACTTGGCCAACAATCTGCTGAACAATCTGTTCAGGAACCAGAATCCACCATCGCTCCTCGACTTGCCCCGCGGCGGCGGTGGCATGGGAAATCGCAACCAACGTGGTGGCCCG ATGGTCAGTCGCGGCGGTGGTGCCGGCAATCGTCTCAATAACCGTCGTGGCCAGGGAGGTGGCTTCCAAAATCGTGGCGCCACTGGTAGTGGACCCAAGCCCCCGCCAAAGCAGGGCGGCGGCGGTATTCGCAAGCAAAATGCTTTTGATCGTGCCAAGAAACTTTTGGCTAAAAATGccaaccaaaataaaaagaaggAACCCACTCCTGGCGAAAAGAAAATCGAGAG CCCTACCAAGGAGTCTCCATACGCTAGTGTGCCGAACGACATGTTCTACTGTCATCTGTGCAAGAAGCACATGTGGGACGCCAACTCGTTCGAGAACCACATCAAGGGCCGCACCCATCTGATGATGCGCGAGGGCATTGAGGAGAGCTATCGCCTCAAGGCCAACATGATCCGTCAGGAGGCCAAGATCGCAGAGCAGCTCAAGTCGATCGAGTTTGACCGCTTGAAGCGCATGGGCAAGAGCAAGCAGCGTCAGCTGGACTACTGTACCATGTGCGACCTGAACTTCCATGGTCACATCTCGACCCATCGCAAGTCGGAGGGACATTTGCAGCTGAAGAAGTTCTTGCACCCCAAGTGCATTGAGTGCAACAAGGAGTTCGCCACTCGCATTGACTACGATACTCATCTGCTGTCCGCCGAGCATCTGAAGAAGGCTGCCGAGAATAACACCAAGGTGGGTGAGCGCAAGCGCCAGACCTTGCCCATCAGCACCGAAGAAGAGGAGACCCGCGATTTGCGCCTGCCCCAGAAGCGCAAGAAGAAGCCGGTCAAGAAGGAGGGCGAAGCAGCCGATGGCGAGGCTAAGAAGGAGGGTGCCGGCGATGGCGAGGGAGCCGAGGGTGATGAAGCCGAGGGCGATGAGGCCAAGGAGGGTGAGGAAGCTGCAGACGAGACCAAGGAGGGTGATGAGCTCAACGAGAGCCAAGAGGAAGAGGAGGTGGCACTGCCCGTGGACCCCGAGGACTGCATCCTTGACTTCAACGACGGCGATGAGATCCCCAGCGAGGTGGATACCCGCCTGCCTAAGTACAACTGGCAGCGTGCTGTCGGTCCCGGTCTGATCTCCAAGCTGGAGTGCTATGAGTGCTCGGTGTGCAGCAAGTTCTTCGACACCGAGGTGACCGCCGAGATTCACTCGCGTACGGCGACTCATCACCGCAACTTCTTGAAGTTTATCAACGAGAAATCAAGCGATACCAAGATTGCACAGAAGCGCGCAGCTGCCGCCCTGGAGGAGAATGAGCGTAAGAAGCGCAAGATTGAGGAAGCAGAGGCTCCGGCTGCCGAGGGCGCCGCCGAGGAAACCACCGAGGGCGCTGAGGGTGAGCTGTACGATCCATCGGAAGCCACCGGCGACGACGAGGACGCAGAGATGGCAGAGGACAATGCTGAGGGCGAGGGCGAAGGCGAAGGCGACGAGGAAGTCGAGGCTGAGGTCGAGGAAGATGGCGCCGGCCAGGACAACGGCGAAGAGGAGATGGAAGTCCAGGAGGAAGAGGGCCAGGAGGGCGAGCAAGAGCCCGAACCCGAGCCAGCTCCAGTCAAGACTCCTGCCCCGGCTGaaccagcaccaccagccAAGACCCCACCCAAGACTCCGACCAAGGCAGCTGCTCCAGCCGCTGTTGCCAGCCCCGCAGCTGCGGCAACGTCGGCAGACGCCTCTCCATCTCCGGCTAAGAAGGCAACGCCTGCTCGCGCTGCCGCCGGAGCCAAGGCTACGCCGCAGCGACAACGCGCCCGCGGTCGCTACAATCGCTACTAA
- the LOC117141564 gene encoding zinc finger protein on ecdysone puffs isoform X1, with the protein MVSVKVNGNPQNRSVNNAKVNGNMAFRGNQNRNRNFGGGNNNYGGPMGANRMGGMNMSPWESQNPGGGQFGNNMRQGGGQMNAQAINLANNLLNNLFRNQNPPSLLDLPRGGGGMGNRNQRGGPMVSRGGGAGNRLNNRRGQGGGFQNRGATGSGPKPPPKQGGGGIRKQNAFDRAKKLLAKNANQNKKKEPTPGEKKIESPTKESPYASVPNDMFYCHLCKKHMWDANSFENHIKGRTHLMMREGIEESYRLKANMIRQEAKIAEQLKSIEFDRLKRMGKSKQRQLDYCTMCDLNFHGHISTHRKSEGHLQLKKFLHPKCIECNKEFATRIDYDTHLLSAEHLKKAAENNTKVGERKRQTLPISTEEEETRDLRLPQKRKKKPVKKEGEAADGEAKKEGAGDGEGAEGDEAEGDEAKEGEEAADETKEGDELNESQEEEEVALPVDPEDCILDFNDGDEIPSEVDTRLPKYNWQRAVGPGLISKLECYECSVCSKFFDTEVTAEIHSRTATHHRNFLKFINEKSSDTKIAQKRAAAALEENERKKRKIEEAEAPAAEGAAEETTEGAEGELYDPSEATGDDEDAEMAEDNAEGEGEGEGDEEVEAEVEEDGAGQDNGEEEMEVQEEEGQEGEQEPEPEPAPVKTPAPAEPAPPAKTPPKTPTKAAAPAAVASPAAAATSADASPSPAKKATPARAAAGAKATPQRQRARGRYNRY; encoded by the exons ATGGTCAG CGTAAAGGTCAACGGAAACCCGCAGAATCGTTCAGTGAATAACGCAAAGGTCAACGGCAACATGGCATTCCGTGGCAACCAGAACCGCAACCGCAATTTCGGAGGTGGTAACAATAACTATGGTGGACCCATGGGCGCCAACCGCATGGGCGGTATGAACATGTCGCCATGGGAGTCGCAGAATCCCGGCGGCGGACAGTTTGGTAACAACATGCGGCAGGGTGGCGGTCAGATGAATGCCCAGGCCATCAACTTGGCCAACAATCTGCTGAACAATCTGTTCAGGAACCAGAATCCACCATCGCTCCTCGACTTGCCCCGCGGCGGCGGTGGCATGGGAAATCGCAACCAACGTGGTGGCCCG ATGGTCAGTCGCGGCGGTGGTGCCGGCAATCGTCTCAATAACCGTCGTGGCCAGGGAGGTGGCTTCCAAAATCGTGGCGCCACTGGTAGTGGACCCAAGCCCCCGCCAAAGCAGGGCGGCGGCGGTATTCGCAAGCAAAATGCTTTTGATCGTGCCAAGAAACTTTTGGCTAAAAATGccaaccaaaataaaaagaaggAACCCACTCCTGGCGAAAAGAAAATCGAGAG CCCTACCAAGGAGTCTCCATACGCTAGTGTGCCGAACGACATGTTCTACTGTCATCTGTGCAAGAAGCACATGTGGGACGCCAACTCGTTCGAGAACCACATCAAGGGCCGCACCCATCTGATGATGCGCGAGGGCATTGAGGAGAGCTATCGCCTCAAGGCCAACATGATCCGTCAGGAGGCCAAGATCGCAGAGCAGCTCAAGTCGATCGAGTTTGACCGCTTGAAGCGCATGGGCAAGAGCAAGCAGCGTCAGCTGGACTACTGTACCATGTGCGACCTGAACTTCCATGGTCACATCTCGACCCATCGCAAGTCGGAGGGACATTTGCAGCTGAAGAAGTTCTTGCACCCCAAGTGCATTGAGTGCAACAAGGAGTTCGCCACTCGCATTGACTACGATACTCATCTGCTGTCCGCCGAGCATCTGAAGAAGGCTGCCGAGAATAACACCAAGGTGGGTGAGCGCAAGCGCCAGACCTTGCCCATCAGCACCGAAGAAGAGGAGACCCGCGATTTGCGCCTGCCCCAGAAGCGCAAGAAGAAGCCGGTCAAGAAGGAGGGCGAAGCAGCCGATGGCGAGGCTAAGAAGGAGGGTGCCGGCGATGGCGAGGGAGCCGAGGGTGATGAAGCCGAGGGCGATGAGGCCAAGGAGGGTGAGGAAGCTGCAGACGAGACCAAGGAGGGTGATGAGCTCAACGAGAGCCAAGAGGAAGAGGAGGTGGCACTGCCCGTGGACCCCGAGGACTGCATCCTTGACTTCAACGACGGCGATGAGATCCCCAGCGAGGTGGATACCCGCCTGCCTAAGTACAACTGGCAGCGTGCTGTCGGTCCCGGTCTGATCTCCAAGCTGGAGTGCTATGAGTGCTCGGTGTGCAGCAAGTTCTTCGACACCGAGGTGACCGCCGAGATTCACTCGCGTACGGCGACTCATCACCGCAACTTCTTGAAGTTTATCAACGAGAAATCAAGCGATACCAAGATTGCACAGAAGCGCGCAGCTGCCGCCCTGGAGGAGAATGAGCGTAAGAAGCGCAAGATTGAGGAAGCAGAGGCTCCGGCTGCCGAGGGCGCCGCCGAGGAAACCACCGAGGGCGCTGAGGGTGAGCTGTACGATCCATCGGAAGCCACCGGCGACGACGAGGACGCAGAGATGGCAGAGGACAATGCTGAGGGCGAGGGCGAAGGCGAAGGCGACGAGGAAGTCGAGGCTGAGGTCGAGGAAGATGGCGCCGGCCAGGACAACGGCGAAGAGGAGATGGAAGTCCAGGAGGAAGAGGGCCAGGAGGGCGAGCAAGAGCCCGAACCCGAGCCAGCTCCAGTCAAGACTCCTGCCCCGGCTGaaccagcaccaccagccAAGACCCCACCCAAGACTCCGACCAAGGCAGCTGCTCCAGCCGCTGTTGCCAGCCCCGCAGCTGCGGCAACGTCGGCAGACGCCTCTCCATCTCCGGCTAAGAAGGCAACGCCTGCTCGCGCTGCCGCCGGAGCCAAGGCTACGCCGCAGCGACAACGCGCCCGCGGTCGCTACAATCGCTACTAA
- the LOC117141564 gene encoding zinc finger protein on ecdysone puffs isoform X3 yields the protein MFYCHLCKKHMWDANSFENHIKGRTHLMMREGIEESYRLKANMIRQEAKIAEQLKSIEFDRLKRMGKSKQRQLDYCTMCDLNFHGHISTHRKSEGHLQLKKFLHPKCIECNKEFATRIDYDTHLLSAEHLKKAAENNTKVGERKRQTLPISTEEEETRDLRLPQKRKKKPVKKEGEAADGEAKKEGAGDGEGAEGDEAEGDEAKEGEEAADETKEGDELNESQEEEEVALPVDPEDCILDFNDGDEIPSEVDTRLPKYNWQRAVGPGLISKLECYECSVCSKFFDTEVTAEIHSRTATHHRNFLKFINEKSSDTKIAQKRAAAALEENERKKRKIEEAEAPAAEGAAEETTEGAEGELYDPSEATGDDEDAEMAEDNAEGEGEGEGDEEVEAEVEEDGAGQDNGEEEMEVQEEEGQEGEQEPEPEPAPVKTPAPAEPAPPAKTPPKTPTKAAAPAAVASPAAAATSADASPSPAKKATPARAAAGAKATPQRQRARGRYNRY from the coding sequence ATGTTCTACTGTCATCTGTGCAAGAAGCACATGTGGGACGCCAACTCGTTCGAGAACCACATCAAGGGCCGCACCCATCTGATGATGCGCGAGGGCATTGAGGAGAGCTATCGCCTCAAGGCCAACATGATCCGTCAGGAGGCCAAGATCGCAGAGCAGCTCAAGTCGATCGAGTTTGACCGCTTGAAGCGCATGGGCAAGAGCAAGCAGCGTCAGCTGGACTACTGTACCATGTGCGACCTGAACTTCCATGGTCACATCTCGACCCATCGCAAGTCGGAGGGACATTTGCAGCTGAAGAAGTTCTTGCACCCCAAGTGCATTGAGTGCAACAAGGAGTTCGCCACTCGCATTGACTACGATACTCATCTGCTGTCCGCCGAGCATCTGAAGAAGGCTGCCGAGAATAACACCAAGGTGGGTGAGCGCAAGCGCCAGACCTTGCCCATCAGCACCGAAGAAGAGGAGACCCGCGATTTGCGCCTGCCCCAGAAGCGCAAGAAGAAGCCGGTCAAGAAGGAGGGCGAAGCAGCCGATGGCGAGGCTAAGAAGGAGGGTGCCGGCGATGGCGAGGGAGCCGAGGGTGATGAAGCCGAGGGCGATGAGGCCAAGGAGGGTGAGGAAGCTGCAGACGAGACCAAGGAGGGTGATGAGCTCAACGAGAGCCAAGAGGAAGAGGAGGTGGCACTGCCCGTGGACCCCGAGGACTGCATCCTTGACTTCAACGACGGCGATGAGATCCCCAGCGAGGTGGATACCCGCCTGCCTAAGTACAACTGGCAGCGTGCTGTCGGTCCCGGTCTGATCTCCAAGCTGGAGTGCTATGAGTGCTCGGTGTGCAGCAAGTTCTTCGACACCGAGGTGACCGCCGAGATTCACTCGCGTACGGCGACTCATCACCGCAACTTCTTGAAGTTTATCAACGAGAAATCAAGCGATACCAAGATTGCACAGAAGCGCGCAGCTGCCGCCCTGGAGGAGAATGAGCGTAAGAAGCGCAAGATTGAGGAAGCAGAGGCTCCGGCTGCCGAGGGCGCCGCCGAGGAAACCACCGAGGGCGCTGAGGGTGAGCTGTACGATCCATCGGAAGCCACCGGCGACGACGAGGACGCAGAGATGGCAGAGGACAATGCTGAGGGCGAGGGCGAAGGCGAAGGCGACGAGGAAGTCGAGGCTGAGGTCGAGGAAGATGGCGCCGGCCAGGACAACGGCGAAGAGGAGATGGAAGTCCAGGAGGAAGAGGGCCAGGAGGGCGAGCAAGAGCCCGAACCCGAGCCAGCTCCAGTCAAGACTCCTGCCCCGGCTGaaccagcaccaccagccAAGACCCCACCCAAGACTCCGACCAAGGCAGCTGCTCCAGCCGCTGTTGCCAGCCCCGCAGCTGCGGCAACGTCGGCAGACGCCTCTCCATCTCCGGCTAAGAAGGCAACGCCTGCTCGCGCTGCCGCCGGAGCCAAGGCTACGCCGCAGCGACAACGCGCCCGCGGTCGCTACAATCGCTACTAA
- the LOC117141564 gene encoding zinc finger protein on ecdysone puffs isoform X4, producing the protein MVSVKVNGNPQNRSVNNAKVNGNMAFRGNQNRNRNFGGGNNNYGGPMGANRMGGMNMSPWESQNPGGGQFGNNMRQGGGQMNAQAINLANNLLNNLFRNQNPPSLLDLPRGGGGMGNRNQRGGPPYQGVSIR; encoded by the exons ATGGTCAG CGTAAAGGTCAACGGAAACCCGCAGAATCGTTCAGTGAATAACGCAAAGGTCAACGGCAACATGGCATTCCGTGGCAACCAGAACCGCAACCGCAATTTCGGAGGTGGTAACAATAACTATGGTGGACCCATGGGCGCCAACCGCATGGGCGGTATGAACATGTCGCCATGGGAGTCGCAGAATCCCGGCGGCGGACAGTTTGGTAACAACATGCGGCAGGGTGGCGGTCAGATGAATGCCCAGGCCATCAACTTGGCCAACAATCTGCTGAACAATCTGTTCAGGAACCAGAATCCACCATCGCTCCTCGACTTGCCCCGCGGCGGCGGTGGCATGGGAAATCGCAACCAACGTGGTGGCCCG CCCTACCAAGGAGTCTCCATACGCTAG
- the LOC117139305 gene encoding LOW QUALITY PROTEIN: uncharacterized protein LOC117139305 (The sequence of the model RefSeq protein was modified relative to this genomic sequence to represent the inferred CDS: inserted 2 bases in 1 codon; substituted 1 base at 1 genomic stop codon) — MLLLTHFTSAKDAEVHLTNPPIEGRLVCNPGYHIVVKKGTLYYNGRKLDENARYAQKMACDLEQSCNFKFTRQTLSYMSTAINDGTQLTINYDXKRDNFEGDPRRITDYTRTQGCPQDSFVQKHVAYFNDENIAPKRDNPVAQREREMIAMGVCAQVKRFRQNNPRTPIDPHLGTVYLIYDNRTSKNDFMPSSDARKCQLKTSSLAKTYKYNCERKVDKWTCTFAGKGGDLAIXKVTSHLG; from the exons ATGTTATTATTGACACACTTT ACATCTGCAAAAGATGCGGAGGTTCACTTAACAAATCCTCCAATAGAGGGCAGACTGGTGTGTAATCCAGGGTATCATATCGTGGTTAAAAAGGGAACCTTGTATTATAATGGCAGGAAGCTTGACGAAAATGCACGGTATGCGCAGAAGATGGCGTGTGATTTGGAGCAGAGTTGCAACTTTAAATTTACACGGCAAACTTTAAGTTACATGAGCACAGCGATTAATGACGGCACACAACTAACTATTAATTACGACTGAAAGCGGGATAACTTCGAAGGAGATCCAAGAAGGATAACAGATTATACGAGAACGCAAGGATGTCCGCAGGACTCTTTTGTTCAGAAACACGTCGCATATTTTAACGATGAAAATATTGCTCCCAAGAGGGATAACCCCGTGGCACAACGGGAAAGGGAAATGATTGCCATGGGCGTCTGTGCTCAGGTCAAACGTTTTAGGCAAAACAACCCAAGAACGCCCATCGATCCACATCTTGGCACAGTCTACTTGATATATGACAATCGAACAAGTAAAAATGATTTCATGCCGAGTTCCGATGCTAGAAAGTGCCAACTTAAGACCAGTTCTCTGGCCAAGACATACAAGTATAATTGCGAGAGGAAGGTGGATAAATGGACATGTACTTTTGCTGGCAAGGGAGGAGACTTGGCCAT CAAGGTCACTAGTCACTTAGGATGA
- the LOC117140052 gene encoding NEDD4 family-interacting protein 1-like encodes MPHNNQPSPGDDQLGPPKADFSAPPPYEANVGHGQQVALPAQMPPLALATPDPSQIPMQMQVQLPGQADLMNAQLPPEIHGKLPTYEEVQMEKSLNGELPPAFLTLPSSQQLPPPPNPLLPPNPLRDGAASVRSAQPALTFIAIDASDPENSLSTTDNLLGTDIMFITAFIVAFLFNWIGFLMLTCFCHTIAARYGALSGFGLSLAKWTLIVKHSTDLASHENSWLWWLICAFGFLISIRALIQYVSIKRSWRLLSASAQERLLFFY; translated from the coding sequence ATGCCGCACAACAACCAGCCGTCTCCCGGGGATGATCAGTTGGGACCTCCAAAGGCGGACTTCAGTGCTCCGCCACCGTACGAGGCGAACGTGGGCCATGGCCAGCAGGTGGCACTGCCGGCTCAGATGCCACCGCTGGCCCTAGCCACACCCGATCCCAGTCAGATCCCGATGCAGATGCAGGTGCAGCTGCCGGGCCAGGCGGACCTTATGAATGCACAACTGCCGCCAGAGATACATGGGAAGTTGCCCACGTACGAGGAGGTTCAAATGGAAAAGTCGCTGAACGGAGAGCTGCCGCCCGCCTTTTTGACTTTGCCCTCCTCGCAGCAGCTACCGCCGCCGCCGAATCCGCTACTGCCGCCGAATCCGCTGCGCGATGGAGCCGCTTCTGTGCGATCCGCCCAGCCGGCACTCACGTTCATCGCCATCGATGCCAGCGATCCGGAAAATAGTCTGTCCACCACCGACAACTTGCTCGGCACGGACATCATGTTCATTACGGCCTTCATTGTGGCCTTTTTGTTCAACTGGATCGGCTTCCTGATGCTCACCTGTTTCTGTCACACAATCGCCGCCCGATATGGAGCATTGTCGGGATTCGGATTGTCGCTGGCCAAATGGACGCTGATCGTGAAGCACTCGACGGACTTGGCCTCGCACGAAAACTCCTGGCTCTGGTGGCTGATCTGCGCCTTTGGCTTTCTGATCAGCATACGCGCCTTAATACAGTATGTCAGCATCAAGCGATCGTGGCGCCTCCTTTCCGCCTCTGCCCAGGAACGGCTGCTATTCTTTTACTAG
- the LOC117140053 gene encoding protein spitz, with amino-acid sequence MRAQDLLLLATALIGAYLPLTAACSSRAIAKPRPTAAPILPPDNVEISTTPRPNVTFPIFACPPTYAAWYCLNDATCFTVKIHNEILYNCECALGFMGPRCEYKEIDGSYLPTRNRVMLEKASIVSGATLALLFMAMCCVVLYLRHEKLQKQKLHDSTTTTTTDGGCQNEGMDEVDGLRPLRPVRRPFGPCRILSLEEAHLQAKASNRPRHCNELLR; translated from the coding sequence ATGCGAGCCCAGGATCTGCTGTTGCTTGCCACCGCTTTAATCGGCGCTTACCTACCGCTCACCGCCGCCTGTTCCTCGCGTGCCATCGCTAAGCCGCGGCCCACAGCTGCACCGATCCTGCCGCCGGATAATGTGGAGATATCCACAACGCCGAGGCCGAATGTCACCTTCCCGATCTTCGCCTGTCCACCGACCTATGCCGCCTGGTATTGCCTGAACGATGCCACGTGCTTTACGGTGAAGATCCACAATGAAATCCTGTACAACTGCGAGTGTGCGCTGGGATTTATGGGACCGAGGTGCGAGTACAAGGAGATTGATGGCTCGTACCTGCCAACCAGGAACCGTGTGATGCTAGAGAAGGCCAGCATTGTTAGCGGAGCAACGCTGGCACTTCTGTTTATGGCCATGTGCTGTGTGGTTTTGTACCTGCGACACGAGAagctgcaaaaacaaaagctgcACGACAGCACCACAACCACAACGACCGACGGTGGCTGTCAGAACGAGGGCATGGACGAGGTGGATGGCTTGCGACCCTTGCGCCCAGTGAGACGTCCCTTTGGCCCTTGCCGCATCCTATCGCTGGAGGAGGCCCACCTTCAAGCGAAAGCCTCCAATCGCCCCAGGCATTGCAACGAACTTTTGCGCTAA